The genomic interval TCCAGCTGCTTCAGTGTACCTGGTTGATCATGCTCTTCATTCTTTAGGATATTGGTTTCAATTTGTGTACATGACTTCATCCAGTCCAGGATAGTACCTTGTGATATTTCTTCAGGGTCCAGCTTCTCCAATCTCTTCTCAACAAGATCCAGCATCTTCTTTGATAACTCAAGATGTTTGGCTTCCCGTTCCCGGAGAGCCTTCTCATTTTCGGATAGCCGTACCTTATCCAGATGAGAGTCATACTTCTCTGATCTGATTACCCAGGCATAACGTTTTGACCAGGCATGCCAGATGCCACTGCGGCTCTCTGGCAAATCCCGATCTTTCATGACCTTGCGTATGCTTCGGTCTCCACCATAATTCCGGTACAAACAAAATGCTGTATAGGCGGCATTGGTTTCACCCGGCTGACGGAGCCAGCACTCTTCTTCGATAAACTTATCAGCTGGTATAATATCAGACATGATAGACTTAACGCTTTCTGGCTGAGAGTTCTTCAATAACTCTCAGGCTGTTTTCAAACTCACTTTCCCATTCCTTGTTCTTCATGGTGTGGGCATGATCCTTCCGGGATTTCAGGAATGTGAAGGCCTGCTTAATAGTTTCCTCCGTCAGATAAGGCTTCTTCATTTGGTTTCTTTTCCTGCAGCGGGTACAGCATTTCCTCTGATCCATTCCTCCACTTTGACCTGATCAAAGAGTAAACGACTCCCCAGTTTGATATGGGGAATTTTCTTTTGGGACGCATAAGTATACAGAGTTTTGGCACTCAGCCGTGTAAACTCAGCAGCTTCATCTACAGTCAATAA from Oceanispirochaeta sp. carries:
- a CDS encoding helix-turn-helix domain-containing protein, whose amino-acid sequence is MEGLLTVDEAAEFTRLSAKTLYTYASQKKIPHIKLGSRLLFDQVKVEEWIRGNAVPAAGKETK